The genomic region GGGGATGCGTCTAGCGAACATTGCCCGGGTGGAAACACCCGGTGCTCGCTCTCCTTGCTGCGGCTCGTCGGCCATGGCGTCGAACTGCCCCTGGGCGATGGCGCGGTAGTGGGGCACGACTTCCACCTCAAGCACGTCCCGCATCTCCTGGCGGGCGCTGACGAAGTCTCCCTCGTCCTTGTGCTGGTACATCCGGTGTAGCGCGTCCATGAGCCGGCGAGTGCCCTCGCGGATGCGCCG from Myxococcus xanthus harbors:
- a CDS encoding DUSAM domain-containing protein, with the translated sequence RTLARRVLTEGERVALTRKEKALLRRTAAEVDISASEVESALATEEGALGLLQEESRRIREGTRRLMDALHRMYQHKDEGDFVSARQEMRDVLEVEVVPHYRAIAQGQFDAMADEPQQGERAPGVSTRAMFARRIPLRLRGG